TGCGCCTTGTGTTTTATCGACACCTCTTTCTGAGTTTTCTCATGATGGATGGTTGATGAAGGTTTTCAATGCAACCGCACGCAATTTATTAACTTTccctatttctctctctctcgcgcGCGCGGTATTTATTCTCAAGTTATGTTTTCGTACACTGATTTCTCCAAAACGAAGCTGTTGATATAGGTGAAGAGTGAAGACTCACTGAAACGACCGAATTCTTTATCTACGTGTGAATTTGTTTACTGTATGTGTTATTTTGTTCTGCTTTAAGGGGATTCTGCTCTAAATATTACCCAATCAGCAATCTAGTATGTGAAAATGGAGATTGCCTTGAAGCATTGTACCAATCTAGCTTCAAGAAAATGCTAGTTTTAAGATTCTGAATGGAAGTTTCGATATAGAAAGCCATTGCGTATGCTTATTGCTGGCATAAACCCTGCATTTTATATTCAAATACATTGGAACTGAAGATGAGGAATAATCTTATTTTCCTTTGCTCAAGCCATGAAATTGAGAAGATTTCATTTTCCCATCACCTTTCTTTTTCCCCTTAATTTTCTGAAAGGATTAAAGAATTTAATTCCATCCATACACTGATAAGTTTTGCACAATGAagctattataaaattatggtTCGTGAAGAATCAGAGCCATAGCCCAACCTTTTACAGAATGCTCAGTAGGATATAGCCAGTTCTTTTATAAGGCTCTCTACTACTTTACACTAGTAGGTTTTGATCACGAAGGGCAATCTAAACTTAAGAACATAATCTGCAATATTAAGAGTGTATGGTGCCTTTCGAGTATTTAATTACTTCACAACATCAAACAGTTTTTTGTGTTCACGATGACTAAATGGGTATAACTTGCAGGAACTAACCAACTAAGAAAAACTTGAGACTTCTAAGACACCATGACTCGGGGCTCAACGGATGACGATGATGATTCATGCACCATGCCTGTCAAAAAATGGTCCATTTTCTACTATGGGGTGGGACATATGTTGAATGATGTAACATCTGCATGTTGGTTTACATATCTCTTAGTGTTTTTGACCGATATTGGACTTCCCCCAAGGTTTGAACATTGTTTATTGCTCTCTGTTCTTCTcctttaatatattattcatttattttactaAACTAGAAGAATTGTGTTTCCTTTTACCCTTCCAGTGATGGCACATAAAACAAAGTAGTCATCTGTAATGTCAACATGCATTGTTTGCTCTCTAAGTTGAAGTTTGGTATAGTTGTGATCTGTAACGAATGTTTCTGTCATGAATAAACTGAAACTATATTAACATTGGGTCTCAAAAGTAAATCCAGAGATTGCACCACTACATTCTCAGTAGAAGCAACCATATTTTTCAGCATacgattttagaaaatgttttCTTCTCCTTTTCTTGTTGATTGAGTTGGGGAGGGAGGGCATGTTGGCTTTGAAAGAGGAACAGTGACTTCTATATTTTATACTAGAAGTTAGGTTTGTTTTCGTTTTACTAGTAATTCTGATGATTTCTCATGTTTGAAATTTATGCCTTGGCTTTCTCTTTTAGTGATGCTGCTATGGTCATGCTCTCTGGTCAAATTGCTGATGGCTTCATGACCATATTTGCAGGTGAACTGGTATGTATAGAAGTTATTGTATAGTTAAAAATATGCTTTTATGCTTTGATACCACGTAATAAAGATATTACTACTTCTCGATCAACTTACGAAAGTGTCAGATTTCTGTTCTGAAGTGTAACTCTATGGTAGTGTGAGAGAATTGGTTAGTTACTTGAGAGTAGAAAGGTGATATTTGGTTTTCTGTTTCTCATAGATAGACAGGTATGGGAGCTTCAAGATATGGCATGGCGCAGGATCTATTTTGGTTGCTGTTTCATTTTCTTCCGTCTTCGGTGGTTGCATACCTTGCAAAATTATAGGTTCCTATTCATCTACTGCACAAACCATCAGTTATAGCCTGTTTGCAGCAATTTTCAATGTTGGCTGGGCTGCCACTCAAGTTTCACACATGTAATTGAAGCCTTTTATCGTATTCCTAATAATTTGTTGTTCTTGTTGCTGTGATAGGATTAAGTGCTGAAACCAAGCACTTTCATTTACTAGTTTTATGAATTAAGATATGTACTTCATATGGATCATTACGAATTATGCTGTATGAGTGAAATTGTGATTTATGATTTTTGGCCCATGGGAGTTAAAGGGAATAAACTAGTACTccaatggagtattatttaatgaaAACAAGTCAAATTATACTGATGGTTCTGCTCCTTACATTTTTTAGTCGATAATGCTGCTAGTCTGCTCTTGTTGTAGGTCCATGGTGAACTGCATCACCCTGAATTCAACAAGCCGGGTAGTTATGACCAGTTGCCGCAATGCCTTTACAATGGTACTAGTTCTACTATGCTTTCATCCATTATATTAGTACTCTCACCATCCCATTAAGCTTGGCACACTTCCATTATGGTTTTCCCATTTGTAATGGCCCAATCCCAAAGGGGGGAAAATTAGGGGTTTAGTTGGTGTGTCCATCTCACTTTATGCACCCTTCCTACTTTAAAGCACTCTAAATAAGTGGGTCCATCTCACTTTATCCCTTAATCAAGCATATTTCTTAAAAGTAGGGAGTCATgcttaatgggacggagggagtgtatTGTGTGCGCACGAATTAACTTTTAGTACATGATTTATATTCTCTGATTTCCTTAACCTCACTTTTGGTAAAGGTTGCGAACCTTTGTCTATATGCTGTTGCTTTTGTGGTATTCAAGTTTGACACAAGACGGACCATTATTGAAGTTGAGCATCAGGTATTTAAACTAATAGTTTGTTTTCTTGTCGTTTTCTCTTGGGCTGCCTTCTCATTTCATTGTATCTTTTATATGTTTTCAGTACCGCTGGATAGCTTATGCATCGATATTCATTGGTTGCTGCTTTGTCGGTATATTTCATCTCGGAACTGCAGAGCCAAGGTAAGTAATATATGTTGTTTTTATATTGATGCTTAGAGAAAATTGTTTGGCTTCCTTTTGTTAGTTAGTTTAATGTGTATTTTCTTGTGTGATCCAATTAACTGATTACTAGCTTGGAATTCTGGTGTTTGTATGCTCATAAGTGGCCAGTAAAGCATGCTCCAAATTGTTAATTTAGTAAGATGAAATTACATGCTCATAGGCATTATAGTGGAGTTTGTAAGAATGTAAACATGATATATGAATTACCTTACATCATTACCTGATTTTTTGAGTTTTAGTTTTTCCCCTTTCCAGTACTCAATACAACCTTATGTCCCATGCATAAACACTATTATTGCAGTCTGCTAGTTGATTTTTAAATGTTAAGCATGCACTGCTGGTCTTGTTAAATTACAACAAGTTTCATGCCATTTCTTTCTATCACAAATTGAGACAACTTCCTCATCCTTTGAACAAAAACTACAAATGTGATTTTCACGGGCCTTACTTATGTAAAATTATATTCTATTGGATGCTACACCGAATATTGGGATCTTCAGAGGGCATGTTGTGAACTTCAGAAACTGCTGGGGTACAATCTTTTGAAATCTTATGCTAACAGTAATAAATGATTTACTTATATAACAGTCCTAATCATGGCTTACCTTCCGCATGGCACTGCAGTTTTAAATGTTCAGCAATAGGATTTAATGTCGGCCTAAATGAATAAATCTTTTAGCCTTGACTCTCAGTTATTTACAGTTTGAAACTTGGGTTTTTTTGAGAAATTGGTGTACTAACCCAAACTAGTAGAACTTATGGGTGTGTGAGGAGTCAGCTAAGAATCTGGTCGTGAACAAGTTGTTTGTTCCTGTGTGTCATCcttcttctccttgatgaaAGAATCGAATCACTACATTATTCAGATCCCCTTGTAAGAAATGTATTTTTAGCTTATCTATGAGGAAGCGATAGGGAAGAAGGATATTTTCTATTCGGATTAGAAATATTTATAAGTGGTTGAACATTATGCATTTCTTAATGAATGCCAAATAAAAGCTTATCATGCTAAAATTAGTGTGTTACACTTGCTCAAGTTTAGACTTGTTATGTTTGGATTCCGTTTGTGGCTTTGTGTAGATTAAAAAGAGAAGCTCATGAAAAAGGATATGCCAGAATTTCTTGGACATACTGGTTTCGAAAGTTGTTATACCACCAAGTGGCGCTTGTATATGTGCTAACAAGACTAGTCACAAATGTATCCCAGGTTAGCATGCAACTGTCTTTTCTGTTTTGCTCAATTATTCCAGAGAGTCTGAATCAATCAATTCACCTATATCTTTATTTAATACAGTAGTTCTTTTCCTTGTAACTCAGGCATTTCTTGCTTTTTATGTCGTCAATGAGCTGATGATGGACCAATCTGCCAAAGCCTTGGTACAATATTTTAGTGCTTTCTTATAACATAAATCTGTCAGATATTTGAGAAACAAGCATATTTAATGTGTTGTAATCGTGTACTATATTTGTGCCCGTAGGTGCCTGCTGTCATCTATGTATGCAGCTTCGTCACATCAATCATCCTACAGGTTCACTTGAAACCAAATTACCTACAAACTTCTATCTCATTTTATCACTTTAACATCTTTCCACAATTTCTTGTTCTTTATATAGGAGATGGCCTGGAATAGTCATCGGTTGAAGATTTCGTACTCTGCTGGGGGGCTTCTTTGGATGATTTCTGGTGTTGGCATCCTCTTTTTGCCAAGCAGCATGAAATATTTTATGTACCTTGTATCAGTAGTGATTGGAGTGGCAAATGCCTTGATGATGGTAAGGAAAGTTTTCGTTTGATTACTAAGTAGAAATTTGAGGCAGCATCATTAAACAGTTATGATGTGGTTGCGTTCATATATATTTCCATGAATATGTCAGTTCTttttatgtgtatttttggTTTGTTGATCTCCACATTTCTGAGCAATGACCTTCATGGAATGACCAGGTGTCAGGGGTGAGCATGCAGAGCTTCCTAGTTGGTAGAGATCTCAATGGATGTGCCTTTGTTTATGGATCATTGAGCTTTCTGGATAAAATAATATGTGG
This sequence is a window from Salvia splendens isolate huo1 chromosome 5, SspV2, whole genome shotgun sequence. Protein-coding genes within it:
- the LOC121801933 gene encoding major facilitator superfamily domain-containing protein 12-like; translated protein: MTRGSTDDDDDSCTMPVKKWSIFYYGVGHMLNDVTSACWFTYLLVFLTDIGLPPSDAAMVMLSGQIADGFMTIFAGELIDRYGSFKIWHGAGSILVAVSFSSVFGGCIPCKIIGSYSSTAQTISYSLFAAIFNVGWAATQVSHMSMVNCITLNSTSRVVMTSCRNAFTMVANLCLYAVAFVVFKFDTRRTIIEVEHQYRWIAYASIFIGCCFVGIFHLGTAEPRLKREAHEKGYARISWTYWFRKLLYHQVALVYVLTRLVTNVSQAFLAFYVVNELMMDQSAKALVPAVIYVCSFVTSIILQEMAWNSHRLKISYSAGGLLWMISGVGILFLPSSMKYFMYLVSVVIGVANALMMVSGVSMQSFLVGRDLNGCAFVYGSLSFLDKIICGVALSILESYQSSTPDEVRNCNPVFSLSITRYGLGLVPAISALVGVLVTLSMKLPEPTLTPLITPLLE